The sequence below is a genomic window from Vigna radiata var. radiata cultivar VC1973A unplaced genomic scaffold, Vradiata_ver6 scaffold_7, whole genome shotgun sequence.
AGTCATAATGCGTAAGTCATCATCATGTTTACTAGAGTATAAGTTATGGTATTAACCAGTTGAATTCTTTTTGTCATTGTTAAAAGATTTCCTTTTTAAGAAGCAAGCTTAATATGAATGATACCAATAAAtgattgtaaataaatttaatattaacataaatagaTTTCCTTCATGCATTGTTTTGGATAACATATTAACACctataaagaaaaattcttaATATGTCTACTTTTTGACAAAAtcattttagttaataaatGTGACGTATAACAAGTCTATTAACGAGACTTTTAGTGATGATTTTTACATTTGAAATAGAAATAACAATAGGATGagattttatcacaaatttaacTCCAAAGTTCTTAGTGAGAAGAGAAATTACAGTAGCATTCACCTTAGTGAGAACCTTATTGAGACCCTAAGCTATGTAAATATGGTGTAGTATCTTCAAGAGAGTGTTGATAATAAACAAGTTAGttggaagaatttttttttttttaataattgtgtaAAAGAATTACACAAACATAGGAATGTTAAATCACCAAGTAATAAGCATTACCATCGTTAGACGATATAACTCAATATACGTTACTAATAAACATGTTGTATCATATGATTTAAGCTATTAAGATCTAGATGTATTCATCCTTGAATATAGTTCAATATGCAAGATCTGGCATTTGGTAAGGAGGTAGACAATTTTTATACTAGAGATAGTAAAGGAGGAGATATCTCAATTACTAATGAAACAAATTTAGCCTTAAGCAACTATGctcttaaaaaaaacacaagatgCAAAACATTACATTTTCATCAATAATGCAAAATCTGGTGTACACATTAAACGTCTAACATCTTGGACGTTATAGGGTatttaaactttgatttttctaaatattaagAGAATAAACGCTTCATATCTAGATACATGTATTTGTTGGTTGGAGGGGAGTTATCTCTTAAAAGtctactaaaaaaaatagtattttcttCAACCATGGTCACCAAGTTTATTACTTGTTTTGAAGCATCCAACATTTGGATATGATTGTGAAACTTTGCCATAAGTTTGCATGTAGTTAATGATATTGAAAGATCATTGAAACTTTAttgtgaattttttatcatcaattaTGAGTTCTTTGCTCCAACAATAATAGGAGTATAACCAAGTCAAAATCAATGACTTTAAATGTTTAGTTAAggaaaaatttcataatataaaatatttcatagaATATATGAGGAGTAATTTTATGATAGTTGAATCCCTTACTAAAGGTTTAATAGTTAAAGATTTTCATGAGGATACTACTCATATGAgtgtaatttcttttaacacCTTAGTTTAGTAGAAGTTCATGttatttgtctcttttttttttttatttggattattTTTGTGCTTTTTAGAATCAAAGttgatgtttataattttattttaaatttaatttaatgcaaCATGCATATGTTTGGATTCATATCTACTTAAAATGAAGTTTGAATTAGTTagaatatttaatatcatattacatgtaatttttatatcattttgtgAAGTACGAGTGAGAATGATgatcataatcataatcatgaTTGATAGTGATGAGTTCAGTGattcatcatttttatataatattagatTGTTTAATGagaatctaaaattaaataacatatatttgtatactaattcttttttatataaatgttgatgattaatataaaatccaaattaaaaacTGTTGAAAGTTTTATAGTCCTAATAATAGACTAATGAAACTAAGTATTCTACTGACATTAAACTACTTTTTTACATATGGATTGAATCAATATCAGTTATTTTGTATAGTGAATTTTCTACACTACCAACAAAAAGTGATATGATATAATAAGAAGAAGTAGGGGTGttcatatattacatttttctaaatttagtcTAGATACAATGTAAATCCAATAGAGATATTAGATTTAAactctaaattaaatttaactaatcatattaattatatttttctaatccAATTTAAATCTAGATTAAATCCACTTTGTTAGttacattaaatttaatgtGGATCATCTCAATTAAGAGGTGGAATCCTTCTAACTTAGATTGTCTTTAATCTCAATTAGATATAGGTCCAAAGTATCAACACAACCCAACTTGAATTGAACTAAAATGACCTAATCCATTTTGACCTCTATTAAGCTTGACTCAACTTGGATTTACAAAATTTGGTTTAATCTATATTTGGCTCAAGTGAGATGCAAACTAACTTGGTTCAACTTCTATTTATGCCAATTTAACTTTATCTGAATCTAGTCTAATTCAACTTAATATAGATTTGATTCATCTGAATCTTTATCGAACTAAACCCAAACATAATCTTGATCAAGCCAATTCTAATTTCTGAAATCTAATCCAACCTAATATTTTGtaacttaaaataaagtaaaagtatcTTTAAcataagattttcaaaattcaaaataatactCAACGAATTTAATTAATGGATTGATTACAGTTTCAAAATATGagttcaaactaaaaaaaatctatttaaataaatttagaataatacaaatttgagtaattataaattagttGAAAATTAGGATTGGAAAAGATAAAATGGgcttaaaaaaatcattttgttttagtaataaataataagtttgaattttttttttaaaatatagaaaatgtaggtattctttttttttttctaccaacTTGAATTATACATGATCCAATTCAAATTGTTGTAAATATAATTCTTAACAAAAATGTACTTAcgacaaattaatattttaattaaatttttattgaataagttAAAtctatgagtttttttttaaagaatattgaaattttactgaaataatttaatttaataatagatattatttattGCGTATATTATAGGCTGCAATTATAGCTTTTGAACATTATGTTGGAATTCAGAGAATGTCCTTTTTCCCAGAAGAACTGTGGCGGCGAATTCTAGAAATCGGAATCGAAAGCAGGGGTCTCAGCTGCCAGGATCTCTGCTGCGTCTCCATCTCATGCCGCTGGCTGCACCGCCTCTCCTCCGAGGATCTTTTTTGGAAACTCCTTCTCTCCGCCGACTATCCTCAAacccatccttcttcttctacttcttctaaaTCTCTATATAAATTAAGGTGCGAATTCTGTTCCGTGTTTTCAACTCTCCTTAGCTCGCCCTTTTGctttttgtgtgattttcttcTCTGGGtatttttaaaactcaaatttttattacttatttatgAAGTGAGTTTTTGGGTAGTTAGGTTTGAGAGGGACAACGAGTGGAGAATAGCTGCTCGTAAGAGGGCTGTGTTGAGAAAGGAGAGGAGAATAGCTGCTCATAGGAGGGCTGTGTTGAGAAAGGAGAGCCAGATTGTGGAACATTCTAGAAAACTCAGAGAAATTCAGACACGTGTTGCTCAAGAAACCGCCACAGCCACACAAACTGCTCAAGACTTGTCCAATTTGCTTACGGCCAGGTACTCTACCCGCTTAATCTTtctttacacacacacacacataccaAAGCCTTTTTCTTCTATTCATCTGTGTTTTAGTTGAATGATAATGCCAATCCTATATAGACTCTGGTGTGGGGTCCAAAATTCCTGTTGCGGATTTTTTTCAACATGTTGTTTATTCTATCTTTTTGGTGCCATGTCTGAATTTTATGTTCTTGTTTATATAACAGAACAGTAATGGGGtgaattgatttttcatttccTGGGTAACTGGCTGCAGCTATTGACTAATGTAATTTTTATCCATTGGAAAGTCACCTAAATAAATTACAGTCACCGTTACCTGCCATAG
It includes:
- the LOC106753985 gene encoding F-box protein SKIP24; translation: MSFFPEELWRRILEIGIESRGLSCQDLCCVSISCRWLHRLSSEDLFWKLLLSADYPQTHPSSSTSSKSLYKLRFERDNEWRIAARKRAVLRKERRIAAHRRAVLRKESQIVEHSRKLREIQTRVAQETATATQTAQDLSNLLTARQAFVPLNVWQPEVVRIMQNEMVEQSGVAAECRIHALEMELNLCKQQIEGLELFYKDEKRRLDTAKEELTSMKYHPMEQHKTISQRDSKHVKRKKLKVGNS